Proteins co-encoded in one Cupriavidus metallidurans CH34 genomic window:
- a CDS encoding TetR/AcrR family transcriptional regulator, which produces MNRTAAPTPPTPPTPPTPPTPPTPPTRTTYRHGDLRRALLEAGIDLARQGGPDAVVLREATRRAGVVPNAAYRHFANRQDLLQAVRAHALSGLAMAMEAELATIPSDAAPAERARASLRAVGAGYLRFALGETGLFRTAFSVPDDVEEDSDPAKAGNSGLNPFELLGAALDRWVEAGLLPVERRPGAEYLAWSAVHGLAILLIDGPLRGRAREQAGVLGQRLLDLVEKGL; this is translated from the coding sequence ATGAATCGAACCGCCGCGCCCACACCGCCCACACCGCCCACACCGCCCACACCGCCCACACCGCCCACACCGCCCACGCGCACCACTTATCGCCATGGTGACCTGCGCCGCGCCCTGCTCGAAGCAGGCATCGATCTGGCACGGCAGGGCGGGCCAGATGCCGTTGTCCTGCGCGAGGCGACACGCCGAGCGGGCGTGGTGCCGAATGCGGCATACCGGCACTTCGCGAACCGGCAGGATCTTTTGCAGGCAGTGCGCGCGCACGCGCTGTCCGGCCTGGCGATGGCGATGGAAGCGGAGTTGGCGACGATTCCTTCTGATGCCGCGCCTGCCGAGCGCGCGCGGGCGAGCCTGCGGGCGGTAGGCGCGGGCTACCTGCGCTTTGCCTTGGGTGAGACAGGGCTGTTTCGCACCGCATTCTCGGTTCCCGACGATGTGGAGGAAGATTCCGATCCGGCAAAAGCCGGCAATAGCGGACTGAACCCGTTCGAACTGCTTGGCGCCGCACTGGATCGCTGGGTAGAGGCAGGCCTGCTGCCAGTCGAACGACGTCCGGGTGCGGAGTACCTTGCGTGGTCGGCCGTACATGGCCTGGCGATCCTGCTCATCGACGGGCCGCTGCGCGGCCGGGCAAGGGAGCAGGCGGGAGTGCTCGGCCAACGACTGCTCGACCTGGTGGAGAAGGGCCTGTAA
- the cls gene encoding cardiolipin synthase produces MLTPSVIAAIVVSLHVLGVIAALHAVMTVRTAPGAIAWAGSLVMMPYFSLIPYLIFGRSRFAGYVNARRFNNHRLREIRQNMSTQELDSLSACLVMNPDQECMRALPRLTGMPCLGNNDVRLLVNGEATFQAIFAAIDAATQVVVVQFFIVHDDELGLELQRRLCARAKAGVRVYFLYDSIGCHALGRAYLRALEEAGVHVRSFATHPGFVNRFQLNFRNHRKLVIVDGERAFVGGHNVGNEYLGRRPPLAPWRDTHIEIRGAVVLELQMTFAEDWYWAAHEVPYLLLPPPRRFGDMVCQIVPSGPADAQETCSLFFVEAIQAARKRIWITSPYFVPDEAVSAMLRLAVLRGVDVRILIPARPDHYVVYGASTIYAHQAVCAGVKVFRYQPGFLHQKVILVDDDAAAVGTANLDNRSFRLNFEMMVMTAHPAFAASVAEMLEADFAQARQIDREDFLGAPAILRVAMHVAKLFAPIL; encoded by the coding sequence ATGTTGACCCCTAGTGTGATTGCAGCGATCGTCGTGTCTCTTCACGTGCTGGGCGTGATTGCGGCGCTGCACGCCGTCATGACCGTACGCACTGCGCCCGGGGCCATAGCCTGGGCTGGATCGCTGGTCATGATGCCGTACTTCTCGCTGATCCCCTATCTGATCTTTGGACGAAGCCGCTTCGCGGGATACGTCAATGCGCGGCGCTTCAACAATCACCGTCTGCGCGAGATCCGCCAGAACATGAGTACCCAGGAGCTGGATTCGCTCAGCGCCTGCCTGGTGATGAACCCCGACCAGGAATGCATGCGCGCATTGCCGCGTCTGACTGGCATGCCATGCCTGGGTAATAACGACGTGCGGCTGCTGGTCAACGGCGAGGCGACCTTCCAGGCGATCTTCGCCGCGATCGATGCCGCCACGCAGGTCGTGGTGGTCCAGTTCTTCATCGTTCATGATGATGAGCTTGGACTCGAACTGCAACGCCGCCTGTGCGCGCGTGCCAAGGCGGGGGTCAGGGTCTATTTCCTATACGACAGCATCGGCTGTCACGCGCTAGGCCGGGCCTACCTGCGTGCGCTGGAGGAAGCCGGCGTCCACGTGCGCTCATTCGCCACGCATCCCGGCTTTGTCAATCGCTTCCAGCTCAACTTCCGCAATCACCGCAAGCTGGTCATCGTCGATGGCGAGCGCGCCTTTGTCGGGGGTCATAACGTCGGCAACGAGTACCTCGGTCGCCGGCCACCACTCGCGCCCTGGCGGGATACCCATATCGAGATTCGCGGCGCGGTGGTGCTCGAGCTGCAGATGACGTTCGCCGAGGACTGGTACTGGGCCGCGCACGAGGTGCCCTACCTGTTGCTGCCACCGCCGAGGCGTTTCGGCGACATGGTGTGCCAGATCGTGCCATCCGGGCCGGCGGACGCGCAGGAGACATGCTCGCTGTTCTTCGTCGAGGCGATCCAGGCCGCGCGCAAGCGGATCTGGATTACGTCGCCATACTTCGTGCCCGACGAAGCCGTTTCCGCGATGCTACGGCTGGCAGTGCTGCGTGGTGTGGACGTGCGCATCCTGATACCGGCCCGGCCGGACCATTACGTGGTCTATGGGGCGTCGACGATCTATGCCCACCAGGCCGTCTGCGCCGGCGTGAAGGTGTTCCGCTACCAGCCGGGCTTCCTGCACCAGAAGGTCATCCTGGTCGACGACGACGCGGCGGCTGTCGGCACCGCGAATCTGGACAATCGCTCGTTCCGGCTCAACTTCGAGATGATGGTCATGACGGCTCACCCGGCATTCGCGGCCAGCGTGGCCGAGATGCTGGAAGCCGATTTCGCGCAGGCCCGTCAGATCGACCGCGAGGACTTCCTTGGCGCGCCCGCGATCCTGCGCGTGGCGATGCACGTGGCCAAGCTCTTCGCTCCCATCCTTTAG